The Camelina sativa cultivar DH55 chromosome 16, Cs, whole genome shotgun sequence sequence gtaaattttttggtCGGTTCAGGTAAGTTTGGGGGTTGGGTCAGtcatattattggattaataccTCGGCtgtttttacaaaagaaaaaaaaaaataattctcgaccgatttgagtttttgttaGGAAATTTGTAATgggtaaagagagagagagagagagagagataggcaCAAACCTTCACTCGGGTTACgctaatatacatatgtattttttgGTATTATACATCTTTTCTGTAATACATTTTCCACTCACGTAACAATAAAACAAGTCTTTCAATAGTTTATACTAGTTGGTTTGGTAACGTGAAACAGAGAGATTATGAAAAGCCAAAAGAAAAGTGcaaaatatctgaaaaaaaagaaaagaaaactagtACCAAACTATGTACTTGTAAAACTGTGGATTTGTTTTcgataaacaagaacaaaactgttacaaaagaaaatagaacATAATCTATAATATGTATGATATGATTGTTAAAGAATCTAGTTAAACCATTTTGTTTCCCACGAATGTATAAGTCCTCGGAAGAATTTTCATGATTCTAGATGGTGGTTAGTAGTTGCCAACGTCTTCAAAGGaaaaagaatagagagagagagacttggaAAAAGTTGGTACCGTTATCGCCAACGAAATCTAGTTGAACCATTCATATTCATTCGTCCAGGTTTACTAAACCAGAGAATACCAAACAAAACCAGCTAAACCGTACTAAACTGATGTGACATACACACACAACAGAAGTCACACTCACAATTGGTCGTATGTGAGTTTATCATGAGCattaaataaaagaatcaaaagaatatCCAtccatttatcatttttattcattacagaaaaagaattattctttattttctgagatagaaaaaaagataacGAAATATGAGATTtccataaaacaaacataagaaaaataccAACCACAACAACCTTTCCCATGATCTGACCCAAatagataaaaaagaaaaatagaaaaatcatcaaaattgcCATTACgacaaaaaaggaaacaaaacaaaacaataaaataataataataaaaaggctGAAAGTTTTCTGAAGTCTggcaaaaattttaatattagaagagagagagagagagagatgcgaCAGTAAACATAAGAAAAGACGACCAAACAAAAACGTGATCAGCGACGACGGCCACGAAGACGGCGAATATTACGGCGTACGACGAGTACTTACGATTGACAGACATTTCACGGCGGCTGAGATTTCAGCTTCTCCGATCCGGTCCTCTGTTTTGTGTGTATAAATCATGGTGATCGcggctgctgcttcttctttctctctcggtACGTAACTTCACCAATTTttgagatctctctctcttccttctggTTTCCTCTTTTGTTGTTCATTGACTAATCTGAAGTTGGTTGTAGAAGATACAGTGCAtggctgagagagagagagacgaattAAATTAACCCTTCTTCTCATTAAAGGCTAAAAAGCATTCCTTTTGGCTCTGATTGATGCAAAActcgtttcttttttcttttcttttttgattggTTCTTGAGAGCTCGATCGTGAATTCGTTTTCTGGGGTTAATCTCTGGCTTCTCtaattgttttcttcaaatctttttattatttcccTTAAtccttgactttttttttggcgtTTAGCCTTCTCTGCTTTGAatttaacaagaagaagaagacctggGAATTTTTATTTCTGtgtcaagttttgttttttttttgttttgttttgtttgttgttggggAAATCAGATGTTAATGTCATTAATTAGAGATCTTTAAATCTGATCATTTAACACTTcaaagttctcttctttttgaaaTTTCCATCTGTTTTTAATTTCTGTAAATTTGGTGGCGGCATTGAACATTCTTTGTGTGTCTTCTTCATTAGGAGGTCCATCTCATTGCCATCAACCTTACGCGGATGAGTTCTCTTCCTCCATGCCTTACAAAAGAAACGACAGCACAAGAAGTCGTGTTTTTGATAGATGTTGCTCTGCGAATCTCTCTGTTTTAAGGTATTAGTTTTAGTAACacgtatatgtatatgtatgtctATTGATGTCTGTGCAGATGGCCAATTTTGTTGATTATCTGATTTATCtctaatgtgttttttttattgaatcttATTATCATCTTCCTGATTGTTATTGTGTTTTCACCTATTCAGTTCCAGATGCAAGATTCCTTTTTTTGGATCAGCATTTCATGTTTCATCCGGTGGCCATGACCTTGGCCTCACAAAAGTTTCTGTTGCTGCTGATTATTCTGATTCGGTTCCTGATTCATCTTTCTACGGCTATCATCCTCTAGAAGATTTGAAGCCGTCCAAAAGAGTGCAGGAGACAAAACTCTCTCCTGCTGAAGTAGCAAGGACTACTGTCGAggtttttcatattaaatagAAGAATGTGGGGTTTTGCTATTTTGAGTTTGCATATGAAGATCATGGTTTCCCTTGTTTACTTGTAGGCTAACAGCAGTGCTGTACTGGTATTTCCTGGAGCTATTCATTGTGAACCACACGATCATACTTCATGGTCCGAATTTAAGTATGTCATTGATGAGTATGGAGGTTAGTCTTAAATTTACCACTCGATATTTTTGATATCTTTCATTCACTTTCTTTGTCACCagcttctttgtcttttcctGTTTAGATATCTTTTTCGAAATTCCTGATGATGAGAACATCTTAGAAGATCCTGGAGCTAGTAATCCAGTGGTAAGCGTGTCATTGATCAACTAGAATGTCACGTATATGTACAGAATTGATAACATTTATTAGTTTGGTAGAAGCACAACGTCCAACACCTATTGATTGGAGTTTACATCACATACTTGTAGAAAGCCTTTTTTGGAATGGATGTCCCACGATACGAAAACACACGGATCCATGAGGAATATAACATTTCGGACATTGGTAATCTTgaccaaattatttttgatgACCATTATTTTGAGGTAGGTTGAAGCTATTTGCACTCTCTTAGTTTTCTTGCAAAACATGTAAAGTCTCTTGTCTTATTAACAACTGTCTTTTCTGATCTACTTTTGAATTTGAGTAGATTATGGATTCTGAAGCTAGAGATATTCCGGTCGATTGGGGAATGCCTGATACCTCCAACGCAGTTCATCCTATTTATTTTGCCAAACACCTGTCCAAGGTTATATATCTATACAATCTGCAATAGCATGAtgaaaaaaaccttttaaaatgaCATATTTAAAAGAGTTCGCTCACTTGATTATGTCTATAAATTTGGATCGTTGCAACAGTTACCGAACCGAACCCTCTGGTCTTGCATTGCATTGACTATGTCGCTGAGTTGGTATCTCTTGTCTTTGCAATCATGCAGGCCATTAGCATGGACTATGACCGGAAAATGGACTATCCGTCTAATGGTGTATCCATACTCGGATGCCTTAGGCCCGCTTTCCTTGACGAGGAATCCGATATAAGAAGATTATTTACTTCGGAAGATAGAGATAACTATAGCTGGGAGGTTCAAGGTCCTTTCACATTTTCTTGACCTCAAAAAGCTGTTGTTGATTTTGTGCTTGTGANNNNNNNNNNNNNNNNNNNNNNNNNNNNNNNNNNNNNNNNNNNNNNNNNNNNNNNNNNNNNNNNNNNNNNNNNNNNNNNNNNNNNNNNNNTATGTCGTTGAGTTGGTATCTCTTGTCTTTGCAATCATGCAGGCCATTAGCATGGACTATGACCGGAAAATGGACTATCCGTCTAATGGTGTATCCATACTCGGATGCCTTAGGCCCGCTTTCCTTGACGAGGAATCCGATATAAGAAGATTATTTACTTCGGAAGATAGAGATAACTATAGCTGGGAGGTTCAAGGTCCTTTCACATTTTCTTGACCTCAAAAAGCTGTTGTTGATTTTgtgcttgtgagtagttctaTTTCACATCTTCAATTCTCTCCCTTTGGATATATCTTCAGGTGATGATAACCCAAGCAGTAGTTTAAGACGTGATGATAGCGATATGAGTTCAAGTCTATATAGATTAGAGATTGTGGGAATAGAGTTTCTCTCCCTCTATGGAGCAGAGGTATGTTTTTGCCTTGGTCTGTTTCTCTTTCCCATTTTCCCTTGAATAATTTTCAGGTCATTTGGATGAAGAAAAAAGCTTTTCAAAATATTGGtagcatataatatatatagctgCTTTGCGATCATAGACTTACATGCGACCTGTCagtgtttcattttattttcccaCGGTCTCACACTGTTCGTTGATGTCTAGATTCTTTGACTATTTTCAGTCTTATATAAGTTTGCAAGATTTTCAAGATGCCGAACCAGATATCTTAGTGCACTCTACTTCTGCAATCATAGAGCGCTTCAACAACAGGGGAAGTAACTCCAGCATTGCCCTGAAAGCTCTCTGCAAAAAGAAGGGTCTTCATGCAGAGGTATTGTATCCAAGTCTCTAACTATAATCTGCAATACGACTAATCTCTAACTTAGCTACCACATTTTCTAACCCAGTCTGCTACTTTGCGGTTATCTCATGCAGGAAGCTAACCTGATCAGTGTTGATAGTCTTGGTATGGACGTGAGAGTTTTCGCAGGTGCACAAGTCCAAACTCACCGTTTCCCTTTCAAAACCAGGGTGAGAGGATTCTCAGACTAAAACATCAAACAAAGATGCACCTTTTTGCAACAAGAAACAGAATTATAAAGAAATTGATATGCTAATACTTCTCTCATCATTGTTTGTGATAGGCTACAACAGAAATGGCAGCAGAGAAGAAGATCCACCAGCTACTGTTCCCTCGCTCGCGCAGAAGGAAACTGAAGTCTCATGACGAGAGTTTGAATGATGCATATCGTTAAAAACCCGGTACTGATTATAGTCACGAAACCAAGAAACGAGTAAACAGAGAAGGAGCTGTTTAGCCACTGGATATGTCTGGTACTTGCACGAGTTCTTTGCTCTGACGTTTGTGTACATAACGATGAGCTTTCAAATCACCGTACTAGAGCTGTGTGGAGATGTAGCCTCTTACGTTGTAGTAGtgagtaaaataaattaaaccaagAATAAAGAGAAGTTGATACAATTGAAGTAACTTCTAGAATACGTCCAATGTTGTTCTCACGAGGTAAATCTTCATTCGTTTTTACAATTAAGATCAAATAAAtccctttttctctttgttgtaccaAATTGTTACAGATTGGTTACAGATAAATTTGTAACTTTTCTCTACTCGTAAGTTCCTTTGTTTTTTCTGGAAGCAATAATCTATTAATCTCACAGTCGATGACATAGAGAAAATCCGCTGTGGTTAGGATCCCGGATCACCATCCTCGTCGACCAACTTTTTCCACTCAGCCTCCTCGTCAATCGCTTCTCCACTTCTGTTGTGTTCCTCAAGATCTTTCTCCTTACTGAGAAAGATTGAAAATAGGAAAAAATGGTGAAGAATAAGTCCATTGATGGTTTGTTTATTGTACTTGATGAAGGCATGTGTGCAGAACAGATATTGTACTAGCTTGAAGAAAGATTAGAAAAGGCTATACATTGAGTATATGATCAGTCCTATAGCTGTAGTAGCAAATGTCAAGAAGTATAGCCAATCCACCTGACATTAACATACATACATGACCATGGATCTCATCAGCTGGTTTCTACGGACAGAAAACGTAAAAGTTTCCTTATAATATAAGGTAAGCTATAACCTTCTCATGGTATGCGAAAATGCGTATCAAAACTGACCACATGTCTGCCGTGAGCAACGAGAGGTTGAACATTGTTGAACCATTAGTCTGAAAAGTCCCATTGCAAAAAATGTTACAGTCTCAGAGACATAGGCATGCAAATCAAAGAGTGATGCTGGAGATTTTAATCATATGGTTTCAACTTTGTCTCATACCTTGAGTAAGACCGGGACTAATGAGTAGAACAGAAACGCTGTGAGTGCAAATCTAAGGAAAGGATAAACCTGAAACggcaaaaaaatttggtttgcagAAATTGGAAGGCTAAGGGATATAGCAAGAAACTTACAGCTCCAGTTGACCAGTGAATAGCTGTGAGCTCACTACGTTCAAATATGCTTCTATGGACAAGTCAAGGAATAACCACAGCTGAATTATGAATTTTCTTGAGATGAGTCTAAGAAACAGAATACTCTTAGTCTTGTGGTCTAAAGGATACATCTGAATGGCACTAATAATGGCACCAAAAAATCCCATAAAGGTCATCAACTCAACTGTGTCTCCTCCTATAACCAAGGAACAATAAATTTACATTTGCGCGATATAACAA is a genomic window containing:
- the LOC104749410 gene encoding uncharacterized protein At3g49140-like, with protein sequence MVIAAAASSFSLGGPSHCHQPYADEFSSSMPYKRNDSTRSRVFDRCCSANLSVLSSRCKIPFFGSAFHVSSGGHDLGLTKVSVAADYSDSVPDSSFYGYHPLEDLKPSKRVQETKLSPAEVARTTVEANSSAVLVFPGAIHCEPHDHTSWSEFKYVIDEYGDIFFEIPDDENILEDPGASNPVKAFFGMDVPRYENTRIHEEYNISDIGNLDQIIFDDHYFEIMDSEARDIPVDWGMPDTSNAVHPIYFAKHLSKAISMDYDRKMDYPSNGVSILGCLRPAFLDEESDIRRLFTSEDRDNYSWEVQGDDNPSSSLRRDDSDMSSSLYRLEIVGIEFLSLYGAESYISLQDFQDAEPDILVHSTSAIIERFNNRGSNSSIALKALCKKKGLHAEEANLISVDSLGMDVRVFAGAQVQTHRFPFKTRATTEMAAEKKIHQLLFPRSRRRKLKSHDESLNDAYR